The Helianthus annuus cultivar XRQ/B chromosome 15, HanXRQr2.0-SUNRISE, whole genome shotgun sequence genomic sequence CGTTTTCATGCTTATTATTTAGGTACATTTTTGGTTGGTCTACGCTTTGTTCAtaaacgagtcgggtcaaatataatacgtgtTTACTAGGCAGTACAAATTCGAGTTATTTAACGTTTCGACTCCGCCGCAACGCGTGGTGTTGTTCTTTAACGTAAAAGAACACTAAtttcttacgtgcttattttttAGGTACGTTTTGTTATAAATCCAAGCTggtttacgttttgacgtaaattatCTTGGtaatgagtcgggtcaaatataacaCGTTTTCGTGCTGTTTTTAGTTTGTCTGCGTTTTGGCGTAAATTTTGTTCAAAAACAAGTCGGGTCAAGTATTTGATGGTATAAGTTCGAGTTACTTTAAGTTTCGACGTTTCTGCAACGCACGACGGGTCAAAATACTAGTTGAATATATAATGGCTTAGAGTCATCTTTATTCCCTTTTAGGCGGTTGCCATACAATAGGATATAAAGTAAGCATCTATCGGCTAAATGTGATCCCAAAATATTCTCTATTATTGACTGCATTTGTGGGCTCTTTATGTAATTTCTAAGCTAGTGGCATATAGCATTTCAATCAAATGCTGTTTCTTATTACCATGTAGAAGATACACCTGACATGTTACATGTATACTCTATACTGAGACTGAGTTTCATTCCTTGGCTAGAGACTAGTAATGCAAAGCTAGTGGAAAACGATAACAAGAAAAAGGTGGGTTCTGTCAAACCTCAAGTTGTGTATCCGTTCGATGGGGATAACAAAAGAGTTGAAGTCTCTAGTGGCACGGTTGCAGAGGCAGAGACAGTCGGTGATGAGGCTCAGGCTTCTCAAACAGGGGCTCTTCCTGCAGGCTTCTTTGATGATAAAGATGCTGATCTACGTGCACGTGGAATTACTCCTGTTAAGCTAGATATCAAGTAAGTTCTCAAATGTATTGGTCTTATGATTATTTATATTTCAGATAGTTCATTTCCGACACAAGTAATTGGCTTATCAAAACAAGGGTCCATTTATGACTACTGCTCTAGAAAACATAATTTAACTTTTGAAAAATTTGATCAGAGATGAATACAAAGAGTTTGAGAAGCTGATACAAGAAGACTTGAAGGAGGTGGACAACAGGCTCGAAGAAGAAGAGGTTTGGATTAATATTTTCataatgtttataaaaaaatctcTTATTTCACTTTTCGATTTGTTCTACTAAACACAGGGTAGAAGGGACCCGTTTACGCACATAAACTTATAAACATGGTCCTGATCCAAGTGTTGTCACTATAGGTGGcggttttgacccgtttatataTATACGGATCAATTCTAATGTTTTACTTTTGTAACGATAATCATGTAGTATGATGCAGCTGAGATGATTGAAGAAGCAGAAACTGTGGAGCAAAAGTAAGTAGTTTACAGTTAGGGGTAACATCATAAACAGGAAATTTGTGGTAGATCAAGAGTGACTGAAAATACATGCAACTTATTGCAGGTCTTGCAGGGAGAGAGTGGAAATGTTCAAGAGGAAAAAAATGGAGCTAAAGGCTGCCAGGTCAGCCAAGCGCGTTAAAGATCCCAAAGTGGTGGAGAAGGAAAGTAGCGTTGACGAGTCATCGAGCgatgatgatagtgatgatgcTGTTGACTGGAGAGCTAAACATTTGTAGACGTAATTCACTTGGCGGTAACGATAGCCTTCTCTTTCCAATCTAAGGTGATTCAGGATGATGTATGCATAAAAAAATGCATCGACCCGTTGACCCGTTTCACTTGTTTCCTTTTAAgggatatatatatatctataaatTATACGTGTTTGGTATGTTAGAACTAATACATAACCAATATCAACCCATTCATTAGTAAACGGGTTGAAACTGCCGCCTCTACAGTAGTGTGTATGTATTCTTTTGCCTATATTCTCAACGAGCCTTTTTTATCAATCTACTTGCAGATTAAAGTTTTTTGACCAAACTCTTGAGCTCCACAAGTGAAATATTAACGTTGTTTGAAAGTTAAAGCACTGATTGAAGAGATGAAGCGTGGCATTGTGGACAGACTTGGCGAAGTAGACGATAATATTGTAAACCGAACTTCAAATATAACGAAGCACAAGCGTGAACATGTTTGGTACCATATTAATCTTACGTGTTTGGTGGTTTGGAGAATTTGTTTGGGAtcgaaaaatgaaacataaagtTAAAAGGATAATATGTTTGTTTAGACAATGAGTGAAATTAGAGATGTGCAAAATACTTGGTTCCATACCCTACCTGGCTTACTAGATTCGGTTCTGGTTCCTTCCCAGTATACTAAAAATCAGTCTTGACTCTTGACCCATTTATACCCAAAGTTCCTACCTGGTTCTACATATTTTTTCAGAAGTCGGTTTCTACCCGATTCCTTCCGTCGCAAAAGGCAGAAACAAATTCTAGCTGTTCCAAATGGCTATAAATAGTGGTGAGTTGTATAGGTTGATTACCCAACTCAAAAACGTTTAAACACGTTCAAAAGACAAAATACTCTCGGCGTACTCTCGTTTCACACTTTCATGATTCTACACTTTCTT encodes the following:
- the LOC110911891 gene encoding zinc finger protein 830, translated to MDAQAKKKALYRAKLKAQKQDKRIDSPLVRYNESDQPVCKVCDIVLKSESAWSAHQISAKHREAIKNVKANAAAASRPNNVKAVDSTELNKAKPERPAESYKSQSRPPQAQSKSALPSDFFDNPATKTKLNETSNAKLVENDNKKKVGSVKPQVVYPFDGDNKRVEVSSGTVAEAETVGDEAQASQTGALPAGFFDDKDADLRARGITPVKLDIKDEYKEFEKLIQEDLKEVDNRLEEEEYDAAEMIEEAETVEQKSCRERVEMFKRKKMELKAARSAKRVKDPKVVEKESSVDESSSDDDSDDAVDWRAKHL